The following proteins come from a genomic window of Gynuella sunshinyii YC6258:
- a CDS encoding 5'-3' exonuclease, producing the protein MVERNSKPARVIPSLEHKILLIDGSIFIFRAWFGWPDRFMDQQGRPVNAVIGFTDFVLRLLVSHPEQMIFCFDTSLFSGLRHQLDPSYKANRTLPDKSLEYQMNSCFELIEALGLPCLKSYQYEADDLMASVQAQWYSAQPVVLVTSDKDIFQLLRPHDWSWDGKSAGLSGYEQVRERWQIEPSKMPELLALCGDASDNIPGLSGVGAKTAARLLNEVGDLSSLLDQPELILKSTIRAKQNIYHQIQAYRSRLLLNHQLTRLYPDAPLPERPGQWDITAIDSDRLDSFVSSIPLLGSQKSFLKGLVL; encoded by the coding sequence ATGGTTGAGCGAAACAGCAAACCTGCCCGAGTAATTCCGTCGCTGGAACACAAGATACTGCTAATTGATGGCAGTATCTTTATATTTAGAGCCTGGTTTGGCTGGCCGGACCGATTTATGGATCAACAGGGGCGTCCGGTGAATGCCGTTATTGGTTTTACGGATTTTGTGCTCAGGTTACTGGTGTCCCATCCAGAGCAGATGATTTTCTGTTTTGATACCAGTCTGTTTTCAGGTTTGAGGCATCAGCTTGATCCTTCCTATAAGGCCAACCGAACTCTTCCGGATAAATCTCTTGAGTATCAGATGAATAGCTGCTTCGAGCTGATTGAAGCCCTGGGGTTGCCTTGCCTGAAAAGTTACCAGTATGAGGCCGATGACCTGATGGCCAGCGTCCAGGCGCAATGGTATTCAGCGCAACCCGTTGTATTAGTGACGTCTGATAAGGATATTTTTCAGTTGTTGCGTCCCCATGATTGGTCCTGGGACGGTAAATCTGCCGGTTTGTCGGGCTATGAGCAGGTTCGTGAGCGCTGGCAGATTGAGCCATCGAAAATGCCCGAACTGTTGGCTCTGTGTGGTGATGCTTCAGACAATATCCCGGGACTTTCTGGTGTCGGTGCTAAGACTGCAGCTCGGTTGTTAAATGAAGTGGGAGATCTGAGCTCCTTGTTGGATCAACCCGAACTGATTCTGAAATCCACTATCCGGGCGAAGCAAAATATCTATCATCAGATTCAGGCTTATCGGTCGAGGCTGTTGCTCAATCACCAGTTGACCCGCTTATACCCTGATGCGCCCCTACCAGAACGGCCGGGTCAATGGGATATTACTGCCATAGATTCTGACAGGCTGGATTCGTTTGTCTCGTCCATACCGTTGCTGGGTAGCCAGAAATCATTTTTAAAAGGTTTGGTATTATGA
- a CDS encoding 4-phosphoerythronate dehydrogenase: MKIVADENMPDVETLFASLADDIVRLPGRTMKNSDLSDADVLLVRSVTQVNAELLDGTDITFVGSATIGTDHIDQAYLESRNIAFHHSPGCNADSVVDYVLAAIMAVKPADKRLSELRYGVVGCGNVGGRLSRRLERMGLEVLKNDPPLADLQSDGFVPLTDLSTCDVVCLHTPLTKSGQYPTYHLIDEAFINALKPGCVLINAGRGPVIKESALLSRMQQANDLQLVLDVWETEPAVSPVLLPLTNISTPHIAGYSLDGKLRGSWMLYKALCEHLGKSYQAEQKSTLQLPQPIDLEAGLPPEEALRRCIAQVYDIYQDSNAMRQALNERNVSLWAEAFDQLRKHYPVRREFGSLVVSTRDSVLAEWLTACGFDVKSG; encoded by the coding sequence ATGAAAATTGTTGCCGATGAAAATATGCCGGATGTTGAAACGCTGTTTGCCTCTTTGGCGGATGATATTGTCCGCTTGCCGGGCAGAACGATGAAAAACTCAGATTTATCCGATGCTGATGTACTGTTGGTGCGCAGCGTCACTCAGGTGAATGCAGAGCTGCTGGATGGCACAGATATCACTTTCGTTGGCAGTGCTACCATCGGTACTGATCATATTGATCAAGCTTATCTTGAGAGTAGAAACATTGCTTTTCATCATAGTCCTGGTTGTAACGCTGACAGTGTGGTGGATTATGTGCTTGCGGCGATCATGGCAGTTAAACCGGCAGACAAGCGTCTTAGTGAATTGCGTTATGGTGTGGTTGGTTGCGGTAATGTGGGGGGGCGATTGTCCCGAAGGTTGGAGCGAATGGGGCTTGAGGTTTTAAAAAATGATCCACCTCTCGCGGATCTGCAAAGTGATGGATTTGTCCCGCTAACGGATCTTAGTACATGTGATGTAGTCTGCCTTCATACGCCGTTGACCAAATCGGGTCAGTATCCGACTTATCATCTGATTGATGAAGCGTTTATCAATGCGCTGAAGCCTGGCTGTGTGTTAATCAATGCCGGACGCGGACCGGTCATAAAAGAGTCTGCTTTGCTCAGTCGTATGCAGCAGGCGAATGATCTGCAACTGGTGCTGGATGTCTGGGAAACAGAACCGGCAGTATCACCGGTATTGCTGCCGTTGACGAATATTTCGACGCCCCATATTGCGGGTTATAGCCTCGATGGCAAGCTGCGAGGCAGTTGGATGCTTTATAAAGCTCTTTGTGAACATCTTGGTAAGAGTTATCAGGCAGAGCAAAAATCAACGTTGCAGCTGCCTCAACCGATAGATCTGGAAGCCGGTCTGCCCCCTGAAGAGGCGCTGAGGCGATGTATCGCTCAGGTATACGACATTTACCAGGACTCTAATGCCATGCGTCAGGCGTTAAATGAAAGGAATGTCTCTTTATGGGCAGAAGCGTTTGATCAATTGCGTAAACACTATCCTGTCCGGCGGGAGTTTGGCTCTCTGGTGGTTTCGACTCGTGACTCTGTCTTAGCCGAATGGTTGACAGCATGTGGTTTTGATGTGAAGAGCGGTTAA
- a CDS encoding PA1571 family protein: MTQQYYSPGQRPDFHGAAILDDEGNETPITEEMIFKACVELMIAQGQDEAIPEKSD, from the coding sequence ATGACACAGCAGTATTACTCTCCCGGCCAGAGACCTGATTTTCATGGTGCAGCTATTCTGGATGATGAGGGAAATGAGACTCCGATTACTGAGGAAATGATTTTTAAAGCCTGCGTAGAGCTAATGATCGCTCAGGGACAGGATGAAGCCATTCCAGAGAAGAGCGATTAA
- a CDS encoding class I SAM-dependent methyltransferase, which produces MTVIHPYKLLKNIVLERLRFFELGECGRIFHGRGSCYGGLEALTVDKFGPVLVVILYRKPDDMAILEQEMAVLLSLSDRLTHLAFQFRFVRPTQWYWPGESLDGCIGYEDGIAYRLRFDHQNPGLFLDMQEGRRWVRAYAAGKRIANLFSYTCAFSVVAEVAGCLETVNFDMSRSALNAGRENIRLNQGDVARHRLFDHDILKSLGKITRLSPFDLVIIDPPVRQDSFDPVKGYQRILLRVRDWVVESGYLLVTMNEPTISVGEFRTMLESRLGEGFDFIRRLPSARFVEELRPDYGLKVLLYQKSPASSADG; this is translated from the coding sequence ATGACTGTAATTCATCCTTATAAGTTATTGAAAAATATTGTTTTAGAACGTCTGAGATTTTTTGAGCTAGGGGAGTGTGGTCGCATATTTCATGGTCGCGGTAGTTGTTATGGCGGGTTGGAAGCGCTCACGGTGGATAAGTTTGGTCCTGTGCTGGTGGTGATTTTGTACCGGAAACCCGACGATATGGCCATTCTTGAGCAGGAAATGGCAGTATTGCTGTCTTTATCTGATCGTTTGACGCACCTGGCCTTTCAGTTTCGTTTTGTGCGCCCCACTCAATGGTATTGGCCTGGAGAATCCCTGGATGGATGTATTGGTTATGAAGACGGAATTGCTTACCGTCTGCGTTTTGATCATCAAAACCCCGGGCTGTTTCTGGATATGCAGGAAGGACGTCGGTGGGTGCGTGCTTATGCTGCCGGTAAGCGAATTGCAAACCTGTTTTCCTATACGTGTGCTTTCTCTGTGGTTGCAGAAGTAGCCGGTTGTCTCGAAACAGTTAACTTTGATATGAGTCGTTCAGCTTTAAATGCTGGTCGTGAAAATATTCGCCTCAATCAAGGTGATGTTGCTCGTCATCGACTGTTCGATCACGATATTTTAAAGTCTCTCGGCAAGATTACTCGACTCAGTCCATTTGATTTAGTGATCATTGATCCTCCGGTCAGACAGGACAGTTTTGATCCTGTCAAAGGTTATCAGCGTATTCTTTTGAGGGTCAGGGATTGGGTTGTGGAAAGTGGTTATTTATTGGTGACTATGAATGAGCCGACTATCAGTGTTGGCGAGTTTCGAACTATGCTGGAGTCCAGACTTGGTGAAGGTTTTGATTTCATTCGCCGGTTGCCTTCTGCTCGTTTTGTCGAAGAGCTCAGGCCTGACTATGGCCTGAAAGTGTTGCTCTATCAAAAAAGTCCCGCCAGTTCTGCTGACGGGTAA